Proteins co-encoded in one Capsicum annuum cultivar UCD-10X-F1 chromosome 9, UCD10Xv1.1, whole genome shotgun sequence genomic window:
- the LOC107842862 gene encoding probable glutathione S-transferase isoform X1 yields the protein MAGVKLLGVWYSPYSHRVEWALKLKGVEYELVEQDLQNKSPLLLESNPIHKKIPVLIHNGKPICESMIIVEYIDETFEGPSILPKDPYDRARARFWAKFFDDKGDALTKSFFVQGEEQEKAKEQAYEMLKVLDNELKDKKYFVGDKFGFADIAATGVALYLGVLEEATGIVLATREKFPIFCAWRDEYCSENKEYLPPRDGLLAAFKALFQAAAAAAAAK from the exons ATGGCAGGAGTGAAGTTGCTTGGTGTATGGTATAGCCCTTATAGTCACAGAGTTGAGTGGGCACTCAAGCTTAAGGGTGTTGAATATGAGCTTGTAGAACAAGATCTACAAAACAAGAGCCCTCTGCTTCTTGAATCCAATCCAATTCACAAGAAAATCCCAGTGCTAATTCACAATGGCAAGCCTATTTGTGAGTCAATGATAATTGTTGAATACATTGATGAGACATTTGAAGGTCCTTCAATCTTGCCTAAAGACCCTTATGACCGAGCTAGAGCTCGTTTTTGGGCTAAGTTTTTTGACGATAAG GGCGACGCATTGACGAAAAGTTTTTTTGTCCAAGGAGAGGAGCAAGAGAAAGCTAAAGAGCAAGCTTATGAGATGTTGAAAGTTCTTGATAATGAACTCAAGGACAAGAAGTACTTTGTGGGTGACAAATTTGGATTTGCTGATATTGCTGCAACTGGTGTGGCACTTTATCTGGGAGTTCTTGAAGAGGCAACTGGAATTGTTTTAGCAACTAGAGAAAAATTTCCAATTTTTTGTGCTTGGAGAGATGAATATTGCAGCGAAAACAAGGAATATTTACCTCCAAGAGATGGGCTGCTTGCTGCGTTTAAAGCTCTCTTTCAAGCTGCTGCAGCTGCAGCTGCTGCAAAATAA
- the LOC107842862 gene encoding probable glutathione S-transferase isoform X2, producing the protein MDLAVHKGVHLDPLHIKLHCLYKGDALTKSFFVQGEEQEKAKEQAYEMLKVLDNELKDKKYFVGDKFGFADIAATGVALYLGVLEEATGIVLATREKFPIFCAWRDEYCSENKEYLPPRDGLLAAFKALFQAAAAAAAAK; encoded by the exons ATGGATCTAGCAGTGCACAAGGGTGTTCACCTAGATCCCCTCCATATAAAATTACATTGTCTATATAag GGCGACGCATTGACGAAAAGTTTTTTTGTCCAAGGAGAGGAGCAAGAGAAAGCTAAAGAGCAAGCTTATGAGATGTTGAAAGTTCTTGATAATGAACTCAAGGACAAGAAGTACTTTGTGGGTGACAAATTTGGATTTGCTGATATTGCTGCAACTGGTGTGGCACTTTATCTGGGAGTTCTTGAAGAGGCAACTGGAATTGTTTTAGCAACTAGAGAAAAATTTCCAATTTTTTGTGCTTGGAGAGATGAATATTGCAGCGAAAACAAGGAATATTTACCTCCAAGAGATGGGCTGCTTGCTGCGTTTAAAGCTCTCTTTCAAGCTGCTGCAGCTGCAGCTGCTGCAAAATAA